AGCCAGGTGTTCAGCACGGCTGAGGATCACCAGAACGCCGTGACAATCCGCGTTTTCCAGGGTGAACGTGAAATGGCGGCCGACAACAAGATGCTGGGCCAGTTCAATCTGGAAGATATCCCGCCGGCACCACGCGGTATGCCCCAGATCGAGGTGACGTTCGACATTGACGCGAACGGCATTGTCAACGTGTCCGCCAAGGACAAGGGCACTGGCAAAGAGCAAAAGATCACCATTCAGGCATCGGGTGGTCTGTCGGATGAAGATATCGAAAAAATGGTCAAGGATGCCGAAGCCAATGCCGAGGCCGACAAGCAACGCCGCGAATTGGTCGAGGCGAAGAATCAGGCAGAAAGCCTGATCCATTCGACCGAAAAATCCGTGGAAGAGCACAAGGACAAGGTTGACCCGACCACGGTTGAAGCGATCGAACTGGCAGTGGCCGCGCTGAAGGAAACGGTTGAAGGGGATGATGCGGGCAAGATCAAGTCCGGCATCCAGAACGTGACCGAGGCATCCATGAAGCTGGGCGAGGCCATCTACAAGGCGCAGGCAGAAGCCGCTGACGGTGCTGATGCCGGTGAAGATGAACCGCGCAGTGTTGATGATGACATTGTCGACGCCGATTTCGAAGATCTCGACGACAACAAGCGCAGCTAAACCCCTTGGCAGGAAACCCGTAGCCGGTCTGAATTCGTTCAGGCCGGTTGCATCATTGGAAAGTAAGCCCACATGGCCAAACGCGATTTCTATGAAGTTCTGGGCGTCAGCCGTTCCGCCTCTGCCGAGGAAATCAAGAAAGCCTATCGCAAAAAGGCCAAGGAACTGCACCCCGACCGGAACTCTGACAACCCCAATGCCGAAGCGCAGTTCAAGGAAGCCAATGAGGCTTATGATGCGCTGAAAGATGCCGACCGCAAGGCCGCCTATGACCGCTTTGGTCATGCCGCATTCGATGGCAGCATGGGCGGCGGGGGTGGTCATCCGGGTGCGGCGGGTGCACGCGGCGGATTTGGCGGCAATGGCGATTTTGCCAGCGCATTTTCCGATGTGTTCGAAGACCTGTTTGGCGATTTCGTCGGTGGCGGGCGTGGCGGCGCACGCACGCGTGCCAGCCGCGGGTCGGACCTGCGCTATAATATGCGCATCTCGCTGGAAGAAGCCTTTAGCGGAACGCGCAAGACCATCCGTGTGCCGCGCCTGTCGCAATGCGAAGCCTGCAATGGCACCGGCGCCGAAGGCGGGGCCGAACCTGTCACCTGCCCGACCTGTTCGGGAATGGGCAAGGTGCGGGCACAACAGGGTTTTTTCACTGTTGAACGCACCTGTCCGACCTGTGGCGGGAATGGCCAGATCGTCAAGAACCCGTGTGCCGCCTGCGGTGGCGCAGGGCGTGTGGAAAAGGAATCAACCCTGTCGGTCAATATTCCCGCAGGCGTTGAAACCGGCACGCGCATCCGCCTGTCGGGCGAGGGCGAGGCGGGGCTGCGTGGCGGTCCTGCGGGGGATCTGTATATTTTCGTCAATGTGGCCGAACACCAGATATTCAAACGCGACGGCGTCACGCTTTATTGTCATGTCCCCGTCAGCGTGGCCCGTGCCGCCCTTGGCGGAGAGGTCGAGGTGCCGACCATCGATGGCGGGCGCTCGCGCGTCAAGGTGCCTGCGGGCAGCCAGTCGGGGCGGCAGATGCGCCTGCGCGGCAAGGGCATGCCCGCGCTGCGCGGCGGTGGTCAGGGCGACATGCTGATCGAACTGGCTGTGGAAACGCCGGTTAATCTGACGGCACGGCAAAAGGAATTGCTGGAAGAGTTTGAAAAGCTGAGTGCGGAAAACAACCCCGAAAGCAGCGGCTTTTTTGACAAGGTTAAAAGCTTCTGGGATGGCATGAAAAACTGATCTTGGGCCTGTGCCATTGTGCGCGACCGTGACATGCGAAAACAAAAGATCAGAGTGTATCATGTGACTGCGGTATACTCTGGTTAACGGTTTCTTAGCCAATGCAAGCTAGGCTTGCGGGTATGGCACAGGACACTTCAGGATTTTCAGATGCGGCATTGCCCCTGTTCGGGGCGGTAGCGGGTGTAACTGTTCCGCCCGCGCCTGTGCCGTCCTATCTGCGCGATCACCGCAAAAGATTGCGCGCGCGCTTTCTGGATGGTGGCGCGGATGCCATGCCGGATTATGAATTACTGGAATTGCTTTTATTTCGCGCCATCCCGCGACAAGATGTCAAGCCATTGGCCCGCAGCCTGATTGATACATTTGGCGATCTGAACCGCGTGATTGCAGCGCCTGCCGCACGGTTGCGCGCGGTCGGCGGGGTGGGTGATGCCGTGATTGCCGAATTGAAACTTGCGCAAGCCTGCGCACAGCGCATGGCGCGCGCACGGGTGATGAACAGGCCGGTCATTTCCAGTTGGGCCGCATTGCTGGATTATTGCCACACCGCCATGTCGCACCGCGAAACCGAACAGTTCCGTGTGCTGTTTCTGGACCGGAAGAATGTTCTTGTCGCAGATGAAGCGCAAGGGCAGGGCACAGTTGATCATGTGCCGGTCTATCCGCGCGAAATTCTGCGCCGCGCGCTGGAACTGAATGCCTCGGCGTTAATTCTGGTGCATAATCACCCGTCCGGTGATCCCACCCCGTCGCAGGCAGATATCGACATGACGCAAACCATTCTAGCGGCCTGCGCGGCCCTGTCGATTACCCTGCATGACCATATTGTTATCGGCCAATCCTGCGAATTAAGCTTTCGCAGCAGCGGGTTGCTGTAGGGCCGCGCCGCATCAGCCCTGATTGTGCGGCCCCGGACTGCGTGCTCAGTCCTGACCAGCGGCCATCAGAAGGGCCGTGTCTTGCAGATCCAGCGGCAGCGCATGCTGGGCATGTTCAAACGGCAGCGCGATCACAGCCACCCCTTGATCAGGGCCGCAGTCCGGCATGGCCAGTGACAATTCCTTCAGCCCCGCTGTCTGCCCGCCATCGCTTTGCAGGACATAGGCTGACAGATCCTTTCCGCAGCTGCGGAAATCATGGGCGGCTTCCAGTTCGACGCGCGACTGCCCCAGCATGGCGACCGGCACGGAATAGATATG
Above is a window of Roseinatronobacter sp. S2 DNA encoding:
- the dnaJ gene encoding molecular chaperone DnaJ; amino-acid sequence: MAKRDFYEVLGVSRSASAEEIKKAYRKKAKELHPDRNSDNPNAEAQFKEANEAYDALKDADRKAAYDRFGHAAFDGSMGGGGGHPGAAGARGGFGGNGDFASAFSDVFEDLFGDFVGGGRGGARTRASRGSDLRYNMRISLEEAFSGTRKTIRVPRLSQCEACNGTGAEGGAEPVTCPTCSGMGKVRAQQGFFTVERTCPTCGGNGQIVKNPCAACGGAGRVEKESTLSVNIPAGVETGTRIRLSGEGEAGLRGGPAGDLYIFVNVAEHQIFKRDGVTLYCHVPVSVARAALGGEVEVPTIDGGRSRVKVPAGSQSGRQMRLRGKGMPALRGGGQGDMLIELAVETPVNLTARQKELLEEFEKLSAENNPESSGFFDKVKSFWDGMKN
- the radC gene encoding DNA repair protein RadC; this encodes MAQDTSGFSDAALPLFGAVAGVTVPPAPVPSYLRDHRKRLRARFLDGGADAMPDYELLELLLFRAIPRQDVKPLARSLIDTFGDLNRVIAAPAARLRAVGGVGDAVIAELKLAQACAQRMARARVMNRPVISSWAALLDYCHTAMSHRETEQFRVLFLDRKNVLVADEAQGQGTVDHVPVYPREILRRALELNASALILVHNHPSGDPTPSQADIDMTQTILAACAALSITLHDHIVIGQSCELSFRSSGLL